A segment of the Roseiconus lacunae genome:
GGCCGCGTTCGAGTAACGCTTCGTTTTTGGTCATCAGTTCCGCGTCGACGAGCGTGACGAGTGAGTCGGCATGCTTTTGTTCGTCGATGTGCGGTTGGCCGTCGAAGTACCAAACGTGATCTGGTAAATCGTCGGGATCGATCGAGCGGAATTCCGGGTACACCAATCGGGCATCGCGGAAGTACCAGCTGGCGATTTTGTCGAGTCCTTCGTTGCCGAGGTCGAAACGCTCGGTCTTTTGCATCGACCAGTAGGGTTGGTTGTCTGCGCGGACGGACGAATAGTTGTAGCCGGCTGCGGATCCGCGGCTGATGTTTGATGGTGCGACCTGGCCGCGGCCGGCTTCATCGATGATGGAGCCTTTGAAGTCCGGGTAGGTCGTGGTGGGTTGTTCGGCCTTGATCTGGCTGACCTTGTGACCTCGTGGGACGCCTAGAATCGTGCCGTGTTCGATCGGCATGGATTCGAGGGCTTCGAAGTCGTTGTCGTAGTCAGGGATACCGTCTTCACCGAGCGGCATTGATTGGGTTTCGAAGTAGGCGGCGATCGCGGCGGCGGTTTCGGCGGCGGTCAGTGATGCGAGCGACAGGCGTCGAGCTTGCGCGTACAGTGACAAGCTTTGGCACATTTCGCTGACGAAGCGGACCTGGTCACCACGTTCGAAACGCCCCCAATGAAACAAGTCGTCGGCGTCGATCGTGTCGGTGGCCAGGTCCGCATAAAACGTGTCACCCGGATGGGTGCGCATCATGGTGTAGCGGCTTGGTTCGCCATCGAGTGGGTCGATGTGGACACCACCGGTATAGTTTTCCTCTTCGCGTCCCATGGGATCATCGAAGTAGTCGCATTCGCACAGGCGGACTGAGGTTTTGACCTTGTTCTTGAGTCGCGGCGAGTATTGACGCAAGAACATCGATTCGCCGTCGACGCTGCGCATCACACGGCCGGTGCGAAGCTTGCGAGCCAGGTTTGTCACACGCATCCATTTCATCAACCGACGTTCGAGCAGTCGGTCTAGGTCGGATTCACCCGATTTGAATTGGACGCGTACTTCGCTGCCGATCAGGTCGTTGGACAGTGTCCACGCCAGGCCCTTGGCATAGCCGTTGTTGGCATATTCATACCGGGCGCGTTCGCGAATGCGTTTTCTGACGCTGGGGCTGTTGGCAGCACGGGCGGACAGTCCGTCCGCCATCTTCCAATGCTCTTCATTCCGGCCGCCATCGCTGGCAACGTCGTACAAGGCCTGGAGCGTCGGATGCTTGTTTGCGACCAGCGATTGGTATTCGCGTTCCGAGCGAACGGTGATGCGAAAGTTTTGCCCATGCTGGTCGACAATTTGGCTCTTGAAAGTCTGGCTCATCCTGAGCTTGAAAAGTACCGCGTCGGCATCGTGCCGGCAAAATTGGGAATCGTTCCCAGACGCGGTAAAGAGGGAGAGGCGTGATTAGGAGGCGCCAGGCATCCGAGCCTTGGCAAAGGCGAATCCGAATCCACGTCGCCTGAGCGATTTGGTCGATGCGATTCGCTCTTCCGCATCGAGATGGTCTTTTAACGAATGTTCAACATTGGTGGTCCCATCGACGGTGGTCTGTTTCGGCGCCGCCGCGGCTTGGCGGAGCGAGTCTTCGGTGGCTTGATCCATGCATCGACGATACCAGCCGCTCCGATGTTTGAGGGTGGAAGGATTTACAAACGAGCGGCAATTTTTTCATTTGTAAAACGATGAGCCTACGTCGGATGCGGGTTTCCGCGATGTTTTGCGGCATCTTCACTACGTGATGGCTTTTACAAAACGAACGAAGTGACCAGGTTTGTAAACCGCGATGAAAGGGATTCACGAGCGAGGTGGTATCGTGAGTTCCGTCGGAAGCATTGACGGGGTGACAGTCAGGTCGCAGTTGCATTCCTTCCATGATCGCGATCGCATGACTTGCGATGAACATGGATCACGGCGGTTTCTTGCCGACCGCCAGCACGTCATTGAGCGTGTCTTGTCTCGCTTGTCTTTCTCTTGCTCGTTCTGAGCTCGCCCACCATCAAGATGAGCCCACCGAAGCAGCTATGTCCCGATCGGTCGCCCCGTCGATGCAACCAAGTTAGTTCCCGTTTTCGAATGAATGTTCGTTGAGTCACCCGAGTCCGGATCCCCGATGTCCAAGCAACCCAAGTCCCTTGGCCTGTATTCGTGGTTGAAGTTCGATTCACGCAAGCAAACGCGATTGATCGGACGCGACCTGTATATGACGAAGGCGTTGAGTGTTTGGGCGTCGCTTGAGGACAGTGAAATCCGAGCGATCGCAAAACAAAGGTTGGTCAAACGTCACGCGTTTCGTGGCGTCACTAAATCGATCTGGATTGCGATCGCCACGCGTTTGATCACCGAGCTGATCAAACAGTGGGTGATCAACAACGTGTTCACGCCATCGTTTACCTACCAACCCAACGAGCCAGGGTATGAATCAAGTTCCAAGTGAAGTCCGGGGCTGGCGATTGTTGATCGGCTATCTGGGCATCATCGTTTTCACGTTCTGGTTTTTCACCGGGCGTGTCTTTAACCCGCTGTCCGGGGCGTTCGTCGCGATGGCCGGTGGATCGGCGGAGGCACCGGTCTACGGTGACCCGTTGTCGGATGTCGCCGACATCTTGTCCGCGATCGCTTATGTCATCGGCACCGTTTTGTGGTGGACCTTTTTCAAGGGCTATCGCGTGGCGTCGAGTCTGACGGACATGATCGCGTCTCGATTGCGTCAGTCACGTCAAGTGACCGATGACGCGGTGTCGTCGAACGCAAACGCCGACGCTGGGGATTCGGCAGCGGATCCGGATCCGCTGGAAGCGGTCATCCTGCGGTTCGATGAGGCCGCCAGAAAGGTCGATGTGACCGCAAAACGAGTCGATGAATTCGAGGCCCGAATCATCCGTTTAGAAGAGGCACGACATGGACAGTGAATCAACAAAAGCCATGGCGGAATTGCTGCGATCGATTCGTAGTCAACCATCATCCAGCCACGTGACGCGTGAGCCGGTCGCGATGCGATTGGTTTGGCCAATCGCGTTTGTCGTGGTCGCGATCTCGGCGATCATCATGCTGCCCGGACGGTCGATCGGTCCACAGCCAGGTCCGGAGCCAGGTCCGGAGCCAACGCCAGTGGTGGCCGATGTCGCCGAGCTGACCGAGTCATTGTGCGCGAAGTACATGGCGGCGATGGCGGAGGGGCAAACGTACCTGGCAGAGGAAGTCGCGGCCGGTCGTGTTGCCAATCAAGAGCAGTACTTTGCGATGAGCAAAGCGCTTTCCACGGCGGCACGCAAGGATGCGTTCATGCCGCTGTCAGATCATGAGAACGTGGCCATGCCACACAACCCGATGGGCGATTGGGACGCGAGCCAACGCGAAACTGTCGTCCGTCACACCCAGCAAGTAGCGGAAGGATTCCGGAGGGCATCGCAGTGAGCGAAGAAAAACCAAGCCAGGAACAGGACGTCGCGTTTGACGAGTACTCGCACTTGGTCGGCGGATTTGATCCGGACCGCGAAGATCGTGAGCAGCTGGAGCAAACGAAGGCTGAACCGGTGGTGTTGATGATGGGGGATCTGCCCGAGGAGGTTGACCCGCGAAATCATCCCGAGGCCGGCAAAGGTTTTTTGCGAGTCGAAAATCAGGGATCCATCGGTAGCTGCCAAGGCAACGCACTGACCGATTGTGCCGAGTTTTGTTTCTTCCTGGTCACCGGAAAGGTGGTGCAGTTCAGCCGGATGTTTGCGTACCTGGTTTCGCAAATGTTTGATCGGTTGCGCGGCGATCGCGGAAGTTCGCTGAGTGCCGGCACGAAGGCGGCAAAGGAAGTCGGATTCTGCCCCGAGGATGACGCGCCCTATCCGAACAGTTATCCCGGTTGGGGTTGGGTGACGGACAAGATGCGAAAGCTGGCGGAGAAAGCCCGCTTGATGTCGCACACGTTGCCCAAATCGGCGATGGAGTGCAAGCAGTTTCTGGGGTCCGGGCTTGGGGTGCTGCAGATCGGCATTTCCTGGGGGCCCGCCATGCAGCCAGACAAGTACGGCTGCATTCGCAAGTTCTTTACCACCCGGCGTGATGGCGGGCATAGCGTCGTGATCGTGGGTTACGTCACTGATGCGACCGTCGGACAACGCAGCACGGCCGGGTATTGGTTCTTGGTCAAGAACAGCTGGGGGCTGCGATGGGGAATCAAGGGGTACGCGTATTTGGATCCGGCAGCAGTCGACCAAATGCTGAAACATCCCTGGACGGTGATCATTGGCCGTAGCGATATGGAGACACCGACGCCGAGACCGATTCGCGTTGATTTCACAAAGCAAAGTCGATTCGGTCGCACCTCGATCGAACTAGTGATCGCGGCGGCGATCGCGATCACGTTGGCCGGTTCGGTGATCCATGCCGGGCCGCCCAGTTGGTTCTCGCCAGATGTGACCGAGCAGGCGGATGTGACTGAGCAGGCGGATGTGACTGAGCAGGCGGATGTGACTGAGCAGGCGGCCAGTTATCGAGATCTCGAGAACAACCCCGCGAAGGGCATCCAGCCGGTCAGTTGCGATTGTGATTGCCAGGCGAAGCTGGATGGGTTGGCCAAGCGGATCGCAGAGCTGGAGCGTGAAGTTGCGTCGATACGATCACGATTGGTTGAAAAGGCGCCGCCACGAGTGACGAAGCAAGCCGAGCCCCGGGTGGTCGTGACGATGCGCAGTTTCAAAGATGGGGAATGCCCCGCATGTGCTAGGTGGATGATTGCCGAAGCACCTAAGTTGCGAGCCAAGGGAATTGAGGTTTTCGAAGTCAAAGACATCGAAGGCGAGCCGGCACCGCAGTTGGAATTCAGCGTTGACAATCAAACGTTCCAGTTGAAAACCGGTTACTTCTTTGCCGAACAGATCCTCAAGACGATCGACACGAAGCGATGATCTGGATTCAAATTCTTGCCGCATGGTTGCTGGCCGATTTTATCACCGGTGTTTTTCATTGGTTCGAGGATCGTTATTTAGACGATACCCAGTCGCTTGAATTCGCACGCGGATTGGCGACGGACAATCAATTGCACCACGAACGCCCGACGGCAATGTTGTTGTCGACGCATTGGCAAAACATGCGATCGGCCGCAATCGTCGCTTGGCCACTTGCCATGCTCGCGTGGTCGATGGGAGCGCCGGTGTGGTTCTGGTTGGGATTGGCATTTGCAGCGTTCGGGAACCTGGTTCACCGATTTGCACATGAGCCGAGACGAAAGCTACCGCGGTGGATTCGCGGCCTGCAGGAGTTCGGATTGTTTATCAGTCGCGAGCACCACGATTCGCATCATCGCGAAATGGGGCGGCTGATCCCCAAGAGCCGGGCGGCGATCGCGTATTGCCCTATGACCGATTGGGTCAATCCGCTGCTGGACCGCGTCCAATTCTGAGCTCGGTTGGAATCGTTGTTGCGGATGATCGGAGTACGGACCGTCGGAGATCGGTTTCAATGATCGGACAAGTTGAACAAGGCGTTGATGCGCTGGTCAAGGTGACCGATGGCCGAAGCGAAATTTTTGTCGCTGGCGTGCTGTTGTTCGTTGGGGCAATCCTAGCGGTGTTCTTTTCATGGAAGTTTCGGACCGACGCGATCGAACGCGAAGACCGCAGGGAAACCGAGCGACAGAAGATGGAAAAAGAGCGTTCGGCGAAAGAAGAACAGCGGATGCAATCGATGATTGATCACGCTAATTCGATGGCTGCTCGCAACGCGGATCAGTTGGACGTGTTGTGCGGTGCGATGGATCGAACATCGCGATGCATGGAATCAATGGCCAAGACATCCGCCAACATGGAGACGGCGGTCCTGGAGTTGTCCGAGCAACAACGCAAAGATCGTTCGGCAATTGGATCCATCATCGACGCGACCGAGCTGGCACATCGCGGTGAATCGGATCGGTTTCAGGATGCGATCCGCGATGCGCGAACGGCCCTGCAGAGTAGCAATTGAATCAGGAACCGATGATCGCCCACC
Coding sequences within it:
- a CDS encoding phage portal protein, encoding MSQTFKSQIVDQHGQNFRITVRSEREYQSLVANKHPTLQALYDVASDGGRNEEHWKMADGLSARAANSPSVRKRIRERARYEYANNGYAKGLAWTLSNDLIGSEVRVQFKSGESDLDRLLERRLMKWMRVTNLARKLRTGRVMRSVDGESMFLRQYSPRLKNKVKTSVRLCECDYFDDPMGREEENYTGGVHIDPLDGEPSRYTMMRTHPGDTFYADLATDTIDADDLFHWGRFERGDQVRFVSEMCQSLSLYAQARRLSLASLTAAETAAAIAAYFETQSMPLGEDGIPDYDNDFEALESMPIEHGTILGVPRGHKVSQIKAEQPTTTYPDFKGSIIDEAGRGQVAPSNISRGSAAGYNYSSVRADNQPYWSMQKTERFDLGNEGLDKIASWYFRDARLVYPEFRSIDPDDLPDHVWYFDGQPHIDEQKHADSLVTLVDAELMTKNEALLERGRDPEAHWDDIRQQRRRDAELDKIRIRTPSPRPSSDKQRQSSDDDSDSDQ
- a CDS encoding fatty acid desaturase CarF family protein, coding for MIWIQILAAWLLADFITGVFHWFEDRYLDDTQSLEFARGLATDNQLHHERPTAMLLSTHWQNMRSAAIVAWPLAMLAWSMGAPVWFWLGLAFAAFGNLVHRFAHEPRRKLPRWIRGLQEFGLFISREHHDSHHREMGRLIPKSRAAIAYCPMTDWVNPLLDRVQF
- a CDS encoding C1 family peptidase, which codes for MSEEKPSQEQDVAFDEYSHLVGGFDPDREDREQLEQTKAEPVVLMMGDLPEEVDPRNHPEAGKGFLRVENQGSIGSCQGNALTDCAEFCFFLVTGKVVQFSRMFAYLVSQMFDRLRGDRGSSLSAGTKAAKEVGFCPEDDAPYPNSYPGWGWVTDKMRKLAEKARLMSHTLPKSAMECKQFLGSGLGVLQIGISWGPAMQPDKYGCIRKFFTTRRDGGHSVVIVGYVTDATVGQRSTAGYWFLVKNSWGLRWGIKGYAYLDPAAVDQMLKHPWTVIIGRSDMETPTPRPIRVDFTKQSRFGRTSIELVIAAAIAITLAGSVIHAGPPSWFSPDVTEQADVTEQADVTEQADVTEQAASYRDLENNPAKGIQPVSCDCDCQAKLDGLAKRIAELEREVASIRSRLVEKAPPRVTKQAEPRVVVTMRSFKDGECPACARWMIAEAPKLRAKGIEVFEVKDIEGEPAPQLEFSVDNQTFQLKTGYFFAEQILKTIDTKR